Proteins from a genomic interval of Bradysia coprophila strain Holo2 chromosome X, BU_Bcop_v1, whole genome shotgun sequence:
- the LOC119085308 gene encoding uncharacterized protein LOC119085308 isoform X2, with protein MLSEPPSKLQNGTGSFTLTNEHSIENVDLQSVRQILQNSSSAIIKFDLIQSLVLRLSNQEPDERLITVQDIVDNDVLGASGENGNGNTMEDLLWPVNITTPHPMQTSTAKLLNALVSFEVGRDYFNKISMVKLLTWSGKEQIYDSMADNLIDALKKLSLNELQRRDMLNKGLLQWLINHMEMVEHTASIVHMECMTDLLRVLTNVENTTGFASVNVPHFIVVSVRYLNVANEYVQVNVGQVLRTLFLNDSAVAIGNTINLHRIFRNLLKKASNSKLKADLRFIYELFVKHRADTSTHSELSADNVSRSTVSENAICCGRQDVNSEIDNQTEQLIREQNLMIISERNSNEDATQQGENVELSTEPNRSFTSELRSQIYQLCMDKGIVEMDRKTPNEEINDQYANIESNPGAEVLYSNLNSRLEQSSSLLSSGSQCATSECKESAIQILKIQSVQANSAVEMDHKNQNLLKNSSSKLHLQKVYEDTAPKVLTDYSDLSSIAKDREARNEILENDSFIDELCEKVLKKLTSKLAANFFCGPNCNTNENNNNCCTNVESNVH; from the exons ATGTTG AGTGAACCACCGAGTAAACTTCAGAATGGAACGGGATCATTTACGTTGACCAATGAACACAGCATTGAGAATGTTGACCTCCAGTCAGTGAGACAGATCCTGCAAAACTCGTCGTCGGCGATAATCAAATTCGATCTCATCCAGTCGCTGGTTTTG AGATTATCGAATCAGGAACCAGATGAACGACTTATAACTGTACAGGACATTGTTGATAATGACGTATTAGGTGCAAGTGGTGAAAATGGTAATGGTAATACCATGGAGGACCTGTTGTGGCCAGTCAATATTACAACTCCCCATCCGATGCAG ACCAGTACGGCCAAACTACTCAATGCTTTAGTCTCGTTCGAAGTTGGTCGAGactatttcaacaaaatatccATGGTAAAGCTACTTACCTGGAGCGGTAAAGAACAGATATACGACTCAATGGCTGACAATTTGATAGATGCGCTGAAGAAGTTGAGTCTCAACGAACTTCAACGTCGCGATATGTTGAACAAAGGGTTACTCCAATGGCTGATCAATCACATGGAAATGGTGGAACATACAGCATCGATCGTTCACATGGAATGCATGACCGATTTACTGAGGGTACTGACGAATGTAGAGAATACAACGGGATTTGCATCTGTAAATGTGCCGCACTTCATCGTTGTGTCAG TCAGATACTTGAATGTAGCAAACGAATACGTTCAGGTAAACGTTGGTCAGGTTCTCCGCACACTGTTCTTAAACGATTCAGCCGTCGCGATCGGTaacacaataaatttgcatcGAATTTTTCGCAATCTACTCAAG AAGGCAtccaattcaaaattgaaagctGATCTTCGATTCATTTACGAATTATTCGTGAAGCACAGAGCTGACACTTCAACTCATAGTGAATTGTCTGCTGATAATGTTAGTCGGTCAACCGTCTCAGAAAATGCGATATGCTGTGGTCGCCAAGATGTGAACAGCGAAATCGACAATCAAACCGAACAGTTGATCCGCGAGCAAAATTTGATGATCATTTCTGAAAGGAACAGTAACGAGGACGCAACTCAACAGGGTGAAAAT GTAGAACTTTCCACAGAACCAAATAGAAGTTTTACTTCCGAACTAAGATCGCAGATCTATCAGTTATGCATGGATAAGGGTATCGTCGAAATGGATCGTAAGACGCCCAATGAAGAGATCAATGACCAATACGCAAATATTGAGTCCAATCCCGGTGCTGAAGTTTTGTAttccaatttaaattcaaGGCTAGAGCAGAGTTCGTCGTTATTAAGCAGTGGTTCACAATGCGCTACAAGTGAATGCAAGGAAAGTGCTATTCAAATCTTAAAAATACAAA GTGTACAAGCGAATTCAGCTGTTGAAATGGATcataaaaaccaaaacttACTCAAAAATTCGTCGTCCAAACTGCATTTGCAGAAAGTGTATGAAGACACTGCGCCAAAAGTGTTAACAGACTATTCGGATTTGAGCTCCATAGCGAAAGATCGGGAGGCAcggaatgaaattttggaaaatgatAGTTTCATCGACGAATTGTGCGAAAAGGttttgaaaaaactcacaTCGAAACTAGCAGCGAATTTCTTTTGTGGACCGAATTGtaatacaaatgaaaataataataattgctGTACGAATGTGGAGTCAAACGTTCACTGA